From a single Stomoxys calcitrans chromosome 4, idStoCalc2.1, whole genome shotgun sequence genomic region:
- the LOC106090629 gene encoding putative metabolite transport protein HI_1104 — MLPVLSKLSGYYSAYVLGVLTIGYILGELGHYLIGVTSKQTAIELEYGDISCQQNSTMFSRAEVPEQCSAIKEEASCHALDHNGTTYCEWNRNGLGIEYQILAGPTFILVFTIAGVFMGLAADRYNRVKMLTICTLIFAVAIILQGTVKEYWQLVLLRMIMAAGESGCNPLATGIMSDIFPEDKRALVMAIFNWGIYGGYGIAFPVGRYITQANFFNLGWRVCYLGAGALAVVIAALTGVTLKEPERKSISDDSMTTKDGKKANLWSVLKNPAMIMLMIAASIRHCGGMTFAYNADLYYNQYFPETDLGWWLFAVTIGIGSVGVVVGGVVSDKIVAKMGIRSRAFVLAISQLIATLPAFGSVFFEPLWAMITLGGSYFFAEMWFGIVFAIVVEIVPLHVRSSTIGVFLFVMNNIGGNLPILVDPVAKAIGYRESIMIFYAGMYGISSILFLITCFMLEGKAKTNDAEKAENGGIEAHTRHIQGHDNSVFSADEPPAYNGINKKPSALTNNLQNTPGYKAQIHESSRL; from the exons ATGCTACCGGTGCTCTCCAAACTAAGCGGCTATTACAGCGCCTACGTCTTGGGTGTTTTGACCATTGGCTATATTCTCGGTGAATTGGGTCATTATCTGATTGGTGTCACCTCCAAGCAAACAGCCATTGAATTGGAATATGGTGATATATCATGCCAGCAGAATAGTACCATGTTTTCGAGAGCAGAAGTACCTGAACAATGCTCAGCAATTAAAGAAGAAGCTAG CTGTCATGCGTTGGATCATAATGGAACAACTTATTGTGAGTGGAATCGCAATGGCCTGggaattgaatatcagatattGGCTGGACCAACATTTATTTTGGTCTTTACCATTGCTGGTGTTTTTATGGGTCTTGCAGCTGATCGATATAATCGTGTAAAAATGTTGACCATCTGCACTTTGATATTTGCTGTGGCTATCATTTTACAAGGAACTGTAAAGGAGTATTGGCAATTGGTGCTACTGAGAATGATAATGGCTGCTGG TGAATCCGGCTGCAATCCCTTGGCCACTGGCATTATGTCCGACATCTTCCCCGAGGACAAGAGAGCTTTGGTCATGGCCATCTTCAACTGGGGCATTTATGGAGGCTATGGTATTGCTTTCCCTGTCGGCCGTTACATAACTCAAGccaacttcttcaatttgggctgGCGTGTATGCTATTTGGGTGCTGGTGCCTTAGCTGTTGTAATCGCTGCCTTGACCGGTGTCACTCTGAAGGAACCCGAAAGAAAATCAATCTCTGATGATTCCATGACAACCAAAGATGGAAAGAAGGCCAATTTGTGGTCAGTTTTGAAAAATCCTGCCATGATCATGTTGATGATTGCTGCCTCGATCAGACATTGTGGCGGCATGACATTTGCCTATAATGCCGATTTGTACTATAATCAGTATTTCCCTGAAACCGATTTGGGTTGGTGGCTCTTTGCCGTCACCATTGGTATTGGCAGTGTTGGTGTGGTGGTTGGAGGTGTGGTGTCTGATAAGATTGTTGCCAAAATGGGTATTCGTTCGAGGGCATTTGTATTGGCCATCAGTCAGTTGATTGCCACCTTGCCAGCATTTGGCTCGGTCTTCTTCGAACCATTGTGGGCCATGATCACTTTAggaggttcttatttctttgctGAAATGTGGTTTGGAATTGTCTTTGCCATTGTTGTGGAAATTGTGCCATTGCATGTGCGTTCATCAACCATTGGTGTCTTTTTGTTTGTCATGAACAACATTGGTGGCAACTTGCCCATCTTGGTTGATCCCGTGGCAAAGGCCATTGGCTATCGTGAATCCATTATGATATTCTATGCTGGCATGTatggcataa GTTCCATTCTCTTCCTTATCACCTGTTTCATGTTGGAGGGCAAAGCCAAAACCAATGATGCCGAAAAGGCCGAGAACGGTGGCATAGAAGCTCACACCCGCCACATCCAAGGCCATGACAATTCTGTTTTCTCTGCCGATGAGCCTCCAGCGTATAATGGCATCAACAAAAAGCCCTCAGCGCTTACGAATAATTTGCAAAATACTCCAGGATACAAAGCTCAAATTCATGAGAGTAGTAGACTGtag